One genomic region from Reichenbachiella ulvae encodes:
- a CDS encoding GRAM domain-containing protein, giving the protein MKVSFKQKLLFSLISGLSFAILNSLMYYVFLDKGFIWEIFMMNWILFGFLFGFGFLFFMQRMTTRLMNNIQIQLADDEIVRHEGGANLMKGIEAVGGKLVLTDQRLIFKSHQKNVQSGETQLPLTEIQEVIPRKTAKLFQNGMRVLNQAGEAFDFVVYEREVWLEKVKTASFE; this is encoded by the coding sequence ATGAAAGTTTCATTCAAGCAAAAACTACTTTTCTCACTGATTTCTGGCTTGTCATTCGCCATACTCAACAGCCTTATGTACTATGTATTTCTAGACAAGGGATTCATCTGGGAAATTTTTATGATGAATTGGATCCTTTTTGGATTTCTGTTTGGGTTCGGTTTCCTGTTTTTCATGCAAAGGATGACCACAAGGTTGATGAATAATATTCAGATTCAATTAGCGGATGACGAAATCGTCAGGCATGAAGGAGGGGCTAATTTAATGAAAGGAATCGAGGCAGTAGGAGGTAAACTGGTATTGACTGATCAAAGGCTGATTTTCAAATCTCATCAAAAGAATGTACAATCGGGCGAAACACAGCTTCCGCTCACAGAGATTCAAGAAGTAATACCAAGAAAAACGGCTAAGCTTTTCCAAAATGGAATGAGGGTTTTGAATCAAGCAGGTGAAGCATTTGATTTTGTGGTCTATGAACGAGAGGTCTGGTTAGAGAAGGTAAAGACTGCCTCTTTCGAATGA
- a CDS encoding DUF2200 domain-containing protein translates to MKTTPEHDQKIAKMTFASVYPHYIAKVERKGRSQAELDQVIEWLTGFGEKEKQALIEKKATFEVFFERAQLNPNAHLIKGVICGYRVEELETPLTQKVRYLDMLVDELAKGKKMEKILREE, encoded by the coding sequence ATGAAAACAACTCCGGAACATGATCAGAAAATAGCCAAAATGACTTTTGCGTCTGTCTATCCTCATTATATCGCTAAAGTGGAACGCAAGGGCAGGAGCCAGGCCGAATTGGATCAAGTAATTGAATGGTTGACTGGCTTTGGTGAGAAAGAGAAGCAAGCTCTGATTGAGAAGAAGGCGACTTTTGAGGTGTTCTTTGAGAGAGCACAATTGAACCCCAATGCACATCTGATCAAAGGGGTGATCTGTGGTTATCGAGTGGAGGAGCTCGAAACTCCTTTGACCCAAAAGGTACGCTATCTGGATATGTTGGTGGATGAACTGGCCAAGGGCAAAAAGATGGAGAAGATCTTAAGAGAAGAGTAG
- a CDS encoding ATP-binding protein, which produces MIKCANIVGVLILLFCSFTSLATDISWSQFQEAKKGSITVYFRSTEPFMIVNENGTLKGLEYEMMMGFKYYLLNHYGLNLDINWQRKNSFREIYNHIKNDSKIGDFGLDIISKIPEREAEVQFSAPYFPDIQVLITHRDAPFISYRGEFSDLFMGYHAISVKQTTYDKYLHELKVDHDMDFDIEYISSSNDIIKNIEKNKKAFGYVDLPNYILALNNNLNIKRLNLMSKKGFGYCLVFNPESDWTIPFNEYLQSEEFKLLKTNGIQKYLGYDVNELIQHIAEGENEEIVLLQKEKQFMNEELYQIEKKSKEQTYIQNILLASIILALIFAYFLYNSNRVKSKANEILTKHRQMIEQQNALLSRRNEELVARDEEKNNFIHILSHDLRAPINNITGLAKILGMAGEDELNEEQLRMINHIATESRRLNKMVTRILDIEKIESKTSEQFERLDLKEILQHVIENYNTQASAKNITVESNLQEAVEVMGDEQYLFHVFENLLSNGIKFSPHGTRVFIDLKTEGHLAVVEIKDEGPGMTDEDQRNMFKKFQVLSAKATAGERSTGLGLSIVNKYIGLLGGELECDSEPGMGTTFIVKLSLA; this is translated from the coding sequence GTGATAAAATGCGCTAATATAGTTGGGGTTTTGATCCTCCTGTTTTGTTCTTTCACTTCTTTGGCTACTGATATATCCTGGTCACAATTTCAGGAAGCCAAAAAAGGAAGCATCACTGTATACTTTAGAAGCACCGAGCCATTCATGATTGTAAATGAAAATGGCACCCTCAAGGGCCTGGAGTACGAAATGATGATGGGTTTCAAATACTACCTACTCAATCATTATGGGCTGAATCTGGACATCAATTGGCAAAGAAAAAACAGCTTCAGAGAAATCTACAATCACATCAAAAACGACTCTAAAATTGGAGACTTTGGTCTCGACATCATATCCAAAATTCCCGAACGAGAGGCTGAAGTACAGTTTTCAGCCCCTTATTTTCCCGATATTCAAGTACTCATTACCCATAGAGATGCTCCTTTCATATCCTATCGAGGGGAATTCAGCGATTTATTCATGGGGTATCATGCTATATCGGTAAAGCAAACCACTTATGATAAATACTTGCATGAGCTGAAGGTGGATCATGACATGGATTTCGATATAGAATACATTTCCTCGAGTAATGACATCATCAAAAACATAGAGAAGAATAAAAAAGCCTTTGGGTATGTAGATCTACCCAACTACATCCTGGCCCTCAACAACAACCTGAATATCAAAAGACTGAACCTGATGTCCAAAAAAGGATTTGGCTACTGTCTGGTATTTAATCCTGAAAGTGATTGGACCATCCCCTTCAATGAATATCTACAAAGCGAAGAATTCAAACTTTTGAAAACCAATGGCATCCAAAAATATCTGGGCTATGATGTAAATGAACTGATTCAGCACATCGCAGAAGGAGAAAACGAAGAAATCGTGCTTCTACAAAAGGAAAAGCAATTCATGAACGAAGAGCTTTATCAGATCGAGAAGAAGTCAAAAGAACAGACCTATATCCAAAACATCCTTCTGGCCAGTATCATTCTCGCTCTCATCTTCGCTTATTTCCTCTACAATAGCAATCGGGTGAAGTCAAAAGCCAATGAGATCCTGACCAAACATCGACAGATGATCGAGCAGCAAAATGCACTGCTATCCCGAAGAAATGAGGAACTGGTCGCTCGCGATGAGGAAAAGAACAACTTCATCCACATCCTCTCCCACGATCTACGTGCGCCAATCAATAACATCACAGGTCTGGCTAAAATCCTAGGCATGGCGGGTGAAGATGAACTCAATGAGGAACAGCTAAGGATGATCAACCACATTGCCACAGAGTCACGAAGACTCAACAAAATGGTGACTCGAATTCTGGATATAGAAAAAATCGAATCCAAAACCTCTGAGCAATTCGAAAGGTTAGACCTGAAAGAGATATTGCAGCATGTGATTGAGAACTATAATACACAGGCCAGTGCCAAGAACATAACCGTAGAAAGCAACCTACAGGAAGCTGTAGAAGTGATGGGTGACGAACAATACCTATTCCATGTGTTCGAAAACTTGCTTTCCAATGGCATCAAATTCTCCCCTCATGGCACACGCGTATTTATAGATCTCAAAACTGAAGGGCATCTGGCTGTCGTGGAGATCAAAGACGAAGGGCCAGGTATGACAGATGAGGATCAACGAAATATGTTCAAGAAATTCCAGGTATTGAGCGCGAAAGCTACTGCCGGGGAGCGTTCTACCGGATTAGGTTTATCTATAGTCAACAAATACATCGGCCTACTCGGAGGCGAACTGGAGTGTGATTCGGAACCTGGAATGGGTACCACCTTCATCGTCAAGCTTAGTTTGGCTTAA
- a CDS encoding SiaB family protein kinase, with the protein MNIKSEEMLGAFDEWKREKTKTTEMIDQANKGTKSSEEVKHVSDFDLYNKIYNENILLMYKGAITFDLVTSVIETLDRKVAQVESDKKVQKLFYSAAVEVVHNLYHHMDEIKGQFDDVSDYDAKSGLITVLAKEKYYNILTGNFIPTKNTYDLKAKIDEVNTTDKDGLRALYKETLSNGQFSDKGTAGLGLIQLARKTGEKLNYKFDKVNGEYSYFTFQIKINRE; encoded by the coding sequence ATGAATATAAAATCTGAGGAAATGCTTGGGGCATTTGATGAATGGAAGAGGGAAAAAACGAAAACAACAGAAATGATCGATCAGGCAAATAAAGGGACTAAGTCCAGTGAAGAGGTCAAACATGTCAGTGATTTTGATTTATATAACAAGATATACAACGAAAATATCCTGCTCATGTACAAAGGGGCCATCACGTTTGATTTGGTCACCTCTGTCATAGAAACCCTCGATCGCAAAGTAGCCCAGGTAGAAAGCGACAAAAAAGTTCAAAAGCTTTTTTATAGTGCAGCCGTTGAAGTGGTGCACAACCTCTATCATCACATGGATGAAATCAAAGGACAGTTCGACGATGTGTCAGATTATGATGCCAAGTCAGGGTTGATTACTGTTTTGGCCAAAGAGAAGTATTACAACATTTTGACGGGTAATTTTATCCCTACCAAAAACACATATGATCTCAAAGCCAAGATAGATGAGGTGAATACAACTGATAAAGATGGTTTGAGAGCTTTGTATAAAGAAACATTGAGCAATGGCCAGTTTTCAGACAAAGGGACTGCCGGACTTGGGTTGATTCAGTTGGCCCGAAAAACAGGCGAGAAGCTGAATTACAAGTTTGATAAAGTGAACGGAGAATATTCTTACTTCACGTTCCAGATCAAGATCAACAGAGAATAA
- a CDS encoding dihydrolipoyl dehydrogenase family protein produces the protein MEKYDVCVIGGGPAGYAAAMRAVDFKKRILLIEKDRIGGAGIHNGALSSKTWWELSREAFALRTHCKSTNVPAPEHNFQILKAEVDKAVGKRRELLEHHMHNLNLNSHGEYFHHVKGIGKVIGNNVVSIKMDEGEDMEIEADNIILATGSRPRKLDNIPIDEETILTSDGIENLREFPKSIVIVGAGVIGCEFATIFSNFGQTKVHMIDKGNRILPFEDEDVVDIIENNLESKEVLIHRNSKLIDMKVENGMVVYTLEYNNGSKEIFHVEKALVSVGRIPNYENLIAGSVKINKDNRGIIDDLTQTSIPNIYAVGDITADIALVNVGELEGRYAVEKMFGVPEKPLIYENISTIMFLAPEVAGVGLNEVKAREQGIPYKVVSLDYSCISRAIAMRNTDGFMKIIVSNDDEMRVLGMRVVGEHASSSIEAVALLISMGKGIGELAELIHPHPSIIEGIQECVRMLLNKSIMKPGVLRHSMRCASFADGELKDVEFV, from the coding sequence ATGGAGAAATATGATGTCTGTGTAATAGGTGGTGGGCCGGCTGGCTATGCCGCTGCTATGAGAGCCGTTGATTTCAAGAAAAGAATCCTCTTAATAGAAAAAGACAGAATAGGTGGTGCTGGTATTCACAATGGTGCCCTTTCATCCAAGACCTGGTGGGAGCTTTCTAGAGAAGCATTTGCTCTCCGTACCCATTGTAAATCTACCAACGTACCTGCACCAGAACACAACTTTCAAATTCTAAAAGCAGAAGTAGACAAAGCAGTAGGCAAAAGAAGAGAGCTACTGGAGCATCACATGCACAATCTTAACCTCAATAGCCACGGGGAATATTTCCATCATGTAAAAGGCATTGGAAAGGTGATAGGCAACAATGTCGTTTCCATCAAAATGGACGAAGGAGAAGACATGGAGATCGAGGCTGACAACATCATATTGGCCACTGGTAGCCGTCCAAGAAAACTGGACAATATTCCTATTGATGAAGAAACAATCCTGACGAGTGACGGAATTGAAAATCTGAGAGAATTCCCCAAAAGCATAGTCATTGTAGGTGCTGGGGTGATTGGTTGTGAGTTTGCTACTATCTTTTCGAACTTTGGTCAGACCAAAGTGCACATGATTGATAAGGGTAATCGCATCCTCCCCTTCGAAGATGAAGATGTGGTGGACATCATAGAAAACAACCTCGAAAGCAAAGAAGTACTGATCCACCGCAATTCGAAACTGATCGACATGAAAGTCGAAAACGGCATGGTCGTTTACACATTGGAATACAACAATGGATCAAAAGAAATCTTTCATGTAGAGAAGGCACTGGTATCGGTAGGACGTATCCCGAACTATGAAAACCTGATCGCTGGCTCTGTCAAGATCAATAAGGACAACCGGGGAATCATAGATGACCTGACCCAAACCTCCATACCCAACATATATGCAGTAGGTGATATTACAGCAGATATTGCCTTGGTGAATGTGGGGGAACTAGAAGGTAGGTATGCGGTAGAAAAAATGTTTGGCGTACCAGAAAAGCCCTTGATCTATGAAAACATATCTACCATCATGTTTCTTGCCCCAGAGGTAGCGGGTGTAGGATTGAATGAGGTAAAGGCCAGAGAACAGGGCATCCCATACAAAGTGGTGAGCCTGGACTATAGCTGTATCTCCAGGGCGATAGCCATGAGAAACACCGACGGATTCATGAAAATTATCGTTTCTAACGATGATGAAATGCGAGTCCTGGGCATGCGTGTAGTTGGCGAACATGCCTCAAGTTCCATTGAAGCGGTCGCGCTTTTGATCTCTATGGGTAAAGGCATTGGTGAATTAGCTGAACTTATCCACCCTCACCCCTCGATTATCGAAGGAATCCAGGAGTGCGTACGTATGCTACTTAACAAATCGATCATGAAACCTGGAGTATTGAGACATTCTATGCGATGTGCCAGTTTTGCAGATGGAGAATTGAAAGACGTTGAATTCGTATAA
- a CDS encoding paraquat-inducible protein A, with protein sequence MRSRNIAALVLTIVSLAILYPGLTLPMLRITVAADLPILGRTTFFEQTQSILETIDTLYSNNNKFVGILILLFSIIIPIAKGVSMMAVLLVKKAAWKLQLYRVVHSIGKWSMADVFVVGIFIAFLSTESNRSVEAELFEGFYYFTAYCLVSLLSIQLVKLD encoded by the coding sequence ATGCGCAGCAGAAATATCGCCGCACTTGTCCTAACCATTGTCTCATTAGCGATTTTGTATCCAGGGCTCACCTTGCCCATGTTGCGAATCACAGTGGCTGCTGATTTGCCTATTCTTGGACGTACAACATTTTTTGAGCAGACTCAGAGTATATTAGAGACTATTGATACCCTTTATAGCAACAATAATAAGTTCGTAGGGATTCTTATTTTACTGTTTAGTATCATCATTCCCATAGCGAAAGGTGTCTCCATGATGGCAGTGCTATTGGTAAAGAAGGCCGCCTGGAAACTTCAGCTTTATAGAGTGGTACATTCTATTGGGAAATGGTCTATGGCTGATGTGTTTGTAGTAGGTATTTTTATTGCGTTTTTATCTACTGAGTCCAATAGGTCGGTGGAGGCTGAGTTGTTTGAAGGGTTCTACTATTTTACTGCCTATTGTTTGGTTTCCCTTCTTAGTATCCAGTTGGTAAAGCTGGATTGA
- a CDS encoding IPExxxVDY family protein, whose product MKKLKLRTDYRFDFHLIGIMSKSKEYTVSWAINQALGTVLKKEKDLEIEMKKGGVFRVSNYQFENDLLRYTLLSNTLISGPTKTQKLLVPSLGHFDYLLKIEEFEENSDLREIYGQLRNAAKIETMVKLDVNKIKEKESFIF is encoded by the coding sequence GTGAAAAAGCTAAAGCTAAGAACCGATTATCGATTCGATTTTCACTTGATAGGAATAATGTCAAAGTCCAAAGAATACACAGTTTCCTGGGCCATCAACCAGGCATTGGGTACTGTACTAAAGAAGGAAAAGGACTTGGAAATAGAGATGAAAAAGGGAGGGGTTTTTCGAGTTTCGAACTATCAATTTGAAAATGATTTGCTCCGCTACACGCTCTTATCCAATACTTTGATTTCAGGACCAACGAAGACCCAAAAATTATTGGTTCCATCACTTGGGCATTTTGATTATCTATTGAAGATCGAAGAATTCGAAGAGAATTCAGATTTGAGAGAAATCTATGGACAGTTGCGAAATGCGGCTAAAATAGAAACGATGGTCAAGCTGGATGTGAATAAAATTAAGGAAAAGGAGAGTTTTATATTTTAA
- the pyk gene encoding pyruvate kinase, whose product MQSKRAKIIATLGPASQDKEMIKKLIHAGADVFRLNFSHGTHQDHLERINAINEVNEELGTNVCKLQDLQGPKIRIGEMENGGAEIVPGQKLTILTEDILGNSERVSTTYKPMATDVVKDDLILVDDGNLQLKVLSSDGKEVVTEVVHGGMLKSRKGINLPDTAISAPSLTEKDREDLEFGLEHDVDWVALSFVRNAQDIEELREIITARGKSTKIIAKIEKPEAVADIDAIIAATDAIMVARGDLGVEVLMEDVPPIQKSIVKKCNNLGKPVIVATQMLESMTENPRPTRAEANDVANSIYDGADTVMLSAESASGKFPVESVESMSRCIAAIEKSTDVVFNKPWEESGRTDLGANSLLVSSAVRLSKAVEAKAIIGMTKSGYTGLSLAKNRPEANIYMFTNNKAVLSQLNLVWGLKIFYYDEQKSTEETFDDLVAILKDKGYLKTGDTYVTTAAMPLHWQSKTNMMKVDEVK is encoded by the coding sequence ATGCAATCAAAAAGGGCAAAAATCATCGCTACTCTAGGGCCGGCGAGTCAGGACAAGGAAATGATCAAGAAGCTTATCCATGCGGGAGCTGACGTTTTCAGATTGAACTTTTCTCACGGCACGCACCAGGATCACCTGGAAAGAATCAATGCGATTAATGAAGTCAATGAAGAATTGGGAACGAATGTTTGCAAGCTTCAGGATTTGCAGGGGCCGAAAATCAGAATCGGCGAAATGGAAAATGGTGGAGCAGAGATCGTCCCAGGTCAGAAGCTTACTATTTTGACTGAAGATATCTTAGGCAATAGTGAGAGAGTAAGTACGACTTACAAGCCGATGGCTACTGATGTAGTGAAGGACGACTTGATCCTGGTAGATGATGGAAATTTACAGTTAAAAGTACTTTCTTCTGACGGTAAGGAAGTAGTGACTGAGGTTGTTCATGGAGGAATGCTTAAGTCAAGAAAAGGCATCAACTTGCCAGATACGGCAATTTCTGCTCCTTCTTTGACAGAAAAAGATAGAGAAGATTTAGAATTCGGATTGGAGCATGATGTGGATTGGGTGGCATTGTCATTCGTTCGTAATGCACAAGACATTGAGGAGCTTAGAGAGATTATCACAGCTAGAGGTAAAAGCACCAAAATCATAGCGAAGATCGAAAAGCCAGAGGCTGTTGCTGATATCGATGCGATCATCGCAGCGACTGATGCCATCATGGTGGCCCGTGGTGACTTAGGGGTTGAAGTTTTGATGGAAGATGTACCTCCGATCCAAAAGTCAATTGTTAAGAAATGTAATAACCTGGGCAAGCCGGTAATTGTGGCTACTCAGATGCTTGAGAGTATGACTGAGAATCCTCGTCCGACCAGAGCGGAGGCCAATGACGTGGCTAACTCCATTTATGATGGAGCGGATACTGTGATGCTTTCTGCTGAGTCTGCTTCAGGTAAATTCCCAGTAGAATCGGTTGAGAGTATGTCGAGATGTATTGCTGCTATCGAAAAATCAACTGATGTGGTTTTTAACAAACCTTGGGAAGAGTCAGGTAGAACGGATTTAGGTGCAAATAGCTTGTTGGTGAGCTCTGCAGTGAGATTGAGTAAGGCAGTTGAGGCTAAGGCAATTATCGGTATGACTAAATCAGGTTATACAGGTTTGAGTTTGGCTAAAAACAGACCAGAGGCTAACATCTATATGTTCACGAACAATAAGGCTGTATTGAGCCAATTGAATTTGGTTTGGGGTCTGAAAATATTCTACTATGACGAGCAGAAGAGTACTGAAGAAACATTTGATGATTTAGTTGCAATCCTAAAAGACAAAGGATATTTGAAGACTGGAGATACTTATGTGACTACAGCAGCTATGCCGCTACACTGGCAGTCTAAGACGAACATGATGAAAGTGGATGAGGTAAAATAA
- a CDS encoding ABC transporter substrate-binding protein: MQLIKFGFLFFITLFFLSSSLFAQTVEENYLKAKGYFDQEQYSFAMEYFRQISAQHKQSPYQPYASFYYALAAYKTEQYSTAKSMWLQMTTKNKKWEKMPEVYYWLSELYFLEEDYANGVLYAKKSSLPESKKLMEQSLNDVDSVDTLEKIYYQFPDDEVVASALVTKIVAQPITARNHALLDMVLDKFGFKESDFGMAVVGESVKKDTYKVAVLMPFLFDGLDNPRRTIRNAFVMDLFHGMQEAAAQLNKKGKKIELVAYDTKRDSAVTAGLLSLPEMKSMDLIVGPLFPVPHKLASDFCYQNQINLIHPLSSSSDVIGGNPFSFLFQSSIEARALAAAQIAIDSVENKNAMIFYEDNARDSLSAYTYAQRIMEEGFEVLMIEGVVDTTVRSTYNMLTAKYERVYSEAKADSIRSRNSKRVIKERRSTREKDKIEYYEEFFRIAPDSIGHIYVASSKTLFASNYISAIEIRADSTVIIGRGEWRESETLTLEEMERLGVYFIDPLYEQKNKASYHQFRDAYTKKYRKVPTENAKVGFDMMMLLGEMMIKYGSYFQTGNLEEGFVPGKVYSGVWYDRMNYNQYVPITVMKDSELQIVNEPNDGKGEE; encoded by the coding sequence ATGCAACTGATAAAGTTTGGCTTTCTTTTTTTTATAACTCTGTTTTTCCTGTCCTCCTCACTCTTTGCTCAAACTGTAGAAGAGAACTATCTAAAAGCAAAAGGATATTTTGATCAGGAACAGTACTCCTTTGCCATGGAGTATTTTAGACAAATCTCTGCGCAGCACAAGCAGAGTCCTTATCAACCCTATGCCTCATTTTATTATGCACTAGCTGCATATAAAACAGAGCAGTACAGCACCGCCAAATCCATGTGGTTGCAAATGACCACCAAGAATAAGAAGTGGGAAAAGATGCCTGAGGTTTACTATTGGCTGTCAGAGCTTTACTTTTTAGAGGAGGATTATGCAAATGGGGTCCTTTATGCCAAGAAATCGTCATTGCCGGAGAGTAAAAAATTGATGGAGCAATCTCTCAATGATGTAGATAGTGTAGATACACTTGAGAAGATTTATTATCAATTTCCCGACGATGAAGTAGTGGCGAGCGCACTTGTTACTAAAATCGTAGCACAACCTATTACCGCTCGTAATCATGCGCTACTGGATATGGTGCTAGATAAGTTCGGATTCAAAGAATCTGATTTTGGGATGGCTGTTGTAGGGGAGAGTGTGAAAAAAGATACTTATAAGGTTGCCGTTTTGATGCCCTTTTTGTTTGATGGTCTTGACAATCCGAGAAGAACCATTCGAAATGCTTTTGTGATGGATTTGTTCCATGGTATGCAGGAGGCGGCTGCTCAGCTAAACAAGAAAGGTAAGAAAATTGAGCTGGTGGCTTATGATACAAAGAGAGATTCTGCTGTGACAGCAGGTTTACTAAGCCTTCCAGAAATGAAATCCATGGACCTGATAGTGGGGCCTTTGTTTCCTGTTCCGCATAAGCTGGCTTCAGATTTCTGCTATCAAAATCAAATCAATTTAATCCATCCTCTGTCGTCTAGTTCTGATGTGATTGGTGGTAATCCTTTTTCATTTCTTTTCCAGTCTAGTATAGAGGCCAGAGCCTTGGCTGCTGCACAGATTGCTATCGATAGCGTTGAGAATAAAAATGCCATGATCTTTTATGAGGACAATGCGAGAGATTCGTTGAGTGCATATACTTATGCGCAAAGGATCATGGAAGAAGGATTTGAAGTGCTGATGATTGAGGGAGTAGTGGATACTACGGTGCGTTCCACTTACAATATGCTGACAGCCAAGTATGAAAGGGTGTATTCCGAAGCGAAAGCAGATTCGATCAGATCTAGGAACAGTAAAAGAGTGATCAAAGAAAGAAGGTCGACCAGAGAAAAGGATAAGATTGAGTATTATGAGGAGTTTTTTAGGATTGCACCTGATAGTATTGGTCATATATATGTAGCCTCTTCCAAAACTTTGTTTGCGTCTAATTACATCAGTGCCATAGAGATACGCGCGGATAGTACCGTAATCATAGGTAGAGGAGAATGGAGAGAGTCTGAGACTCTTACCCTGGAAGAAATGGAACGTTTAGGGGTTTATTTTATAGATCCATTGTATGAGCAGAAAAACAAGGCAAGCTATCACCAGTTTAGGGATGCTTATACTAAAAAATACAGGAAGGTACCTACAGAGAATGCTAAGGTTGGTTTTGACATGATGATGCTACTTGGGGAAATGATGATCAAGTATGGTAGCTATTTTCAGACGGGAAACCTAGAAGAAGGATTCGTGCCAGGTAAGGTGTACTCTGGAGTGTGGTACGATCGAATGAATTATAACCAATATGTGCCGATTACGGTAATGAAGGATTCTGAATTACAAATAGTCAATGAGCCAAATGATGGAAAAGGGGAAGAGTAA
- the hemL gene encoding glutamate-1-semialdehyde 2,1-aminomutase, whose product MEKGKSKEIFAQAQSSIPGGVNSPVRAFKAVGGDPIFMESAAGAYMKDIDGNQYIDLINSWGPMILGHGNELIAEAVKQAVSRSLSFGTPTSAEVEMAELICKMVPSIEQVRMVNSGTEATMSAIRVARGYTKRDKIIKFEGCYHGHGDSFLIAAGSGAATMGEPNSPGVTKGTAQDTLTAPYNDLDKLKEIVAANKDQVAAIILEPVAGNMGCVTPVEGYLEGMRQLCDQEGIVLIFDEVMTGFRLAPGGAQELYGVMPDMTTLGKIIGGGMPVGAYGGKKEIMQMVSPSGPVYQAGTLSGNPVAMAAGLEMLKYLDSHRELYASLESTQQQIVKGMQETLDELGLNYTMNAVGSMYSMFFTDQKVVDFETAKSSDLDKFGAYFNEMLNNGVYLAPSQFETLFLSTAIGQKEVEQILSAHKKALQTINS is encoded by the coding sequence ATGGAAAAGGGGAAGAGTAAGGAAATATTTGCGCAAGCACAATCGAGTATTCCAGGTGGAGTGAATTCACCTGTGCGGGCTTTCAAAGCAGTGGGAGGAGATCCGATATTTATGGAGTCTGCTGCCGGTGCTTACATGAAAGATATCGATGGGAATCAATATATAGATCTGATCAATAGCTGGGGTCCGATGATTTTAGGGCATGGCAATGAACTGATCGCTGAAGCCGTGAAGCAAGCGGTGTCTCGCTCCTTGTCGTTTGGTACACCTACCAGTGCGGAAGTAGAAATGGCTGAGTTGATCTGTAAGATGGTACCCTCTATCGAACAGGTAAGAATGGTGAACTCAGGAACTGAGGCTACTATGTCAGCCATCAGAGTAGCTAGAGGATATACGAAAAGAGATAAAATCATCAAGTTCGAAGGTTGCTATCATGGGCATGGTGATTCTTTCTTGATTGCTGCAGGTAGTGGTGCAGCGACTATGGGTGAACCGAATAGCCCAGGGGTCACCAAAGGTACGGCACAGGATACCCTGACCGCTCCATACAACGATCTGGACAAACTAAAAGAAATTGTGGCTGCCAACAAAGATCAGGTAGCAGCTATCATCCTGGAACCCGTAGCGGGCAATATGGGGTGTGTGACACCAGTTGAAGGATATTTAGAAGGCATGCGTCAGCTTTGTGATCAGGAAGGAATTGTGCTCATTTTTGATGAAGTGATGACCGGTTTTCGTTTGGCACCTGGTGGGGCTCAAGAACTGTATGGTGTGATGCCAGACATGACTACTCTAGGTAAGATCATAGGTGGTGGGATGCCAGTAGGTGCATATGGTGGAAAGAAAGAAATCATGCAAATGGTTTCTCCATCTGGACCTGTATACCAGGCAGGTACACTTTCAGGCAATCCTGTAGCGATGGCTGCAGGTCTCGAAATGCTAAAGTATTTAGATAGTCACCGCGAGCTTTACGCCTCATTAGAGTCGACACAGCAGCAGATTGTGAAAGGGATGCAGGAGACTTTGGATGAATTAGGGCTGAACTACACCATGAATGCAGTCGGCTCTATGTATAGCATGTTCTTTACTGATCAGAAGGTTGTAGATTTCGAAACAGCCAAGAGTAGTGACCTGGATAAGTTTGGTGCCTATTTCAATGAAATGCTGAACAATGGTGTTTATTTGGCTCCTTCTCAATTCGAAACATTATTCCTGTCGACTGCCATAGGCCAGAAGGAAGTAGAACAGATCTTATCAGCACATAAAAAGGCGTTGCAAACCATTAATAGCTAG